The Shewanella mangrovisoli genome has a window encoding:
- a CDS encoding bifunctional 2',3'-cyclic-nucleotide 2'-phosphodiesterase/3'-nucleotidase, which translates to MLNKKLLAVMITAALGVSACGSDDEQIVQADLRVLETTDLHTNIMDFNYYSGKEDPTIGLARTASLIHAARKEAKNSVLVDNGDLLQGSPMGDYMAKVGLQMGDVHPAYKAMNLLDYEVGNIGNHEFNYGLDFLNKSLHGAEFPYINANVYCADDNGCWNDVKKGEHLFTPYIIKEKQIVDSEGNNQTIKIGYIGFVPPQILLWDKQNLTGKVTVEDIVATAKKYVPEMKAKGADLIIAIPHSGIGSTENPGDPMAENATYALTYVDGINAILFGHSHSIFPDAKYADLPNTDVTKGLLNGVPAVMPGRWGDNLGVVDFKLERKDGKWSVLSATTKARPIYDGATKTPLVEADAAIHDAVAAEHQGTLAFVDEPIGVAAADMYSFLTLVQDDPTVQIVSDAQIANVKAKLPEALKDLPVLSASAPFKAGGRHGTTSDADQYVQVDKGALTFKNAADLYLYPNTMVAVKATGAELKDWLECSANQFNQIDPTKTTPQELINWDGHPTYNFDVLDGLTYKIDVTQPSKFDRDCAVVNANANRIVDLSYTDASGKVFTGEEFAAKEFIVASNNYRAFGGKFAGTGSDHVVLELPDTNREALAAYITAQSQFNETTGKYDGMVNPSADYNWDFKTISTNVALDIRFQTQDSDKAATFIEANKQREMTKISKDELGFAVYRINLSQDKAK; encoded by the coding sequence ATGTTAAATAAAAAACTACTCGCAGTGATGATCACTGCCGCCCTAGGCGTAAGCGCCTGTGGCTCGGATGATGAGCAAATCGTTCAAGCGGATTTACGTGTATTAGAAACCACGGATCTGCACACAAATATCATGGATTTCAACTACTACAGCGGTAAAGAAGACCCAACAATCGGTCTAGCTCGTACCGCTAGCCTTATCCATGCCGCCCGTAAAGAGGCCAAAAACAGTGTACTCGTAGATAACGGCGATCTGCTTCAAGGTAGTCCTATGGGTGACTATATGGCTAAAGTCGGCCTACAAATGGGCGATGTTCACCCCGCCTATAAAGCAATGAACCTATTAGATTACGAAGTGGGGAATATCGGTAACCACGAATTTAACTATGGTTTAGATTTTTTAAATAAATCACTTCATGGTGCAGAATTCCCTTATATTAACGCCAACGTCTATTGTGCCGACGATAATGGTTGCTGGAATGATGTGAAAAAAGGTGAGCATTTATTCACCCCTTATATCATTAAAGAAAAACAAATCGTCGATAGCGAAGGAAATAACCAAACCATTAAGATTGGTTATATTGGTTTTGTGCCACCACAAATCTTATTGTGGGATAAACAAAATCTTACTGGCAAAGTAACGGTTGAAGATATTGTTGCGACCGCCAAGAAATATGTGCCTGAAATGAAAGCAAAAGGCGCGGATTTGATTATCGCAATCCCCCACTCTGGTATTGGTTCGACCGAAAATCCTGGCGATCCTATGGCAGAAAACGCAACCTATGCCTTGACCTATGTTGACGGTATTAATGCCATCCTCTTTGGTCACAGCCACTCTATTTTCCCCGATGCCAAATATGCCGACTTACCTAATACAGACGTGACTAAGGGTCTGTTAAATGGTGTGCCAGCCGTCATGCCTGGACGCTGGGGTGACAACTTAGGTGTGGTCGACTTTAAACTCGAGCGTAAAGACGGTAAGTGGTCAGTTCTCAGTGCCACCACTAAGGCACGTCCTATCTATGATGGTGCCACCAAAACACCATTAGTCGAAGCCGACGCCGCCATCCATGATGCCGTTGCCGCCGAGCACCAAGGTACACTCGCCTTCGTGGACGAGCCGATTGGGGTTGCTGCCGCGGATATGTATAGCTTCTTGACCTTAGTGCAGGACGATCCAACCGTACAAATCGTTTCTGACGCGCAAATTGCTAACGTCAAAGCCAAACTCCCCGAGGCATTAAAAGATCTGCCCGTCTTATCGGCCTCTGCGCCATTCAAAGCCGGTGGTCGCCACGGTACAACCAGCGATGCAGACCAATATGTACAAGTAGATAAAGGCGCATTGACCTTTAAAAACGCCGCCGATCTTTACCTCTACCCCAACACTATGGTGGCGGTCAAAGCGACGGGTGCTGAACTGAAAGATTGGCTGGAGTGTTCAGCTAACCAATTCAATCAAATCGATCCAACCAAGACCACGCCACAGGAGTTAATCAACTGGGATGGTCACCCAACCTATAACTTCGACGTGCTCGATGGCTTGACATACAAGATTGATGTGACTCAACCAAGTAAGTTCGACCGCGACTGCGCCGTTGTCAATGCCAATGCTAACCGTATCGTCGATTTAAGCTACACAGATGCCAGCGGTAAAGTCTTCACTGGCGAAGAGTTTGCGGCCAAAGAATTTATCGTAGCCTCAAATAACTACCGCGCCTTTGGTGGCAAGTTTGCCGGTACCGGCAGTGATCATGTGGTACTCGAACTGCCAGATACTAACCGTGAAGCCTTAGCGGCCTATATCACGGCGCAATCTCAGTTCAACGAAACCACAGGCAAGTATGATGGCATGGTCAACCCAAGTGCTGACTACAACTGGGATTTCAAAACCATCAGCACCAATGTTGCGTTAGATATTCGCTTCCAGACCCAAGATAGCGATAAAGCAGCTACCTTTATCGAAGCAAATAAACAACGCGAAATGACCAAGATTAGTAAAGATGAACTCGGTTTTGCCGTGTACCGCATCAACCTAAGCCAAGATAAAGCGAAGTAA
- a CDS encoding M3 family metallopeptidase: MRKSVITTAVAAALLLGACSEKPAANTEAANAVATQAAASTQADATNVLLSKSPLQDQAPQFNLIKSSDYAPAFAQGIKEHEAEIAAIIANKQAPTFENTILAMETSGELLTRVSRTFFNLAGLISDDDFQKTEADLAPKLSAHRDNIYLDPSLFARVETVYQQRAGLNAEDKRLVEFYYEQFVRAGAKLSDADKAKMRDFNAELATLATEFSQNSLKSFKDDVIVVTDKAQLDGLSDSEIATLAAAAQAAGKTGYLITLVNTTRQPILASLNNRELRQKVWETSAHRAVASNGPLIVKMAQLRAKKANLLGFDTWAAYAVADQMAKTPTAVYEILDDLAPKALAHAKADAADIQAEIKKAGGNFELQPWDWAYYAEKVRQQKYALDESSIKPYFEFNSVLKDGLFFAMHKLYGISVKPRTDLPVWNSDVLAFEVFDKDNSSIGLFYLDPYAREGKGGGAWMDEFVTQSGQLGTKPVVYNALNIPKPADGPTLMTFDEVTTMFHEFGHAVHGLFSKVKYPSVAGTSTARDFVEFPSQVNEDWNIDPAVIANYAKHYQTGEPIPKALLDKILASNKFGQGFDTVEYLAAALLDMEWHSIGADTQIKDVEQFEHQVLAKHGLDFAPIPPRYKSSYFSHAFSGGYSAGYYAYLWTEVFAADAFAYMGEHGGLKAENGDKFRDAVLSKGNSEDLMQDYIHFTGQKPTTDALLKRRGLVD; the protein is encoded by the coding sequence ATGCGTAAGTCTGTTATTACTACTGCCGTGGCCGCGGCATTGTTATTGGGCGCTTGCTCAGAAAAACCGGCAGCAAATACTGAGGCCGCCAATGCGGTTGCGACACAAGCTGCCGCATCGACTCAAGCTGATGCGACCAATGTGTTACTGAGCAAGAGTCCACTGCAGGATCAAGCTCCGCAGTTTAATCTGATCAAGAGTTCGGATTATGCCCCCGCATTTGCGCAGGGCATAAAGGAACATGAGGCTGAAATTGCCGCCATTATTGCCAATAAACAGGCGCCAACCTTCGAGAATACGATTTTAGCCATGGAAACCTCGGGTGAGTTGTTAACTCGAGTGTCACGCACCTTCTTCAATCTGGCGGGGTTAATCTCCGACGATGATTTTCAAAAAACCGAGGCGGATTTAGCGCCTAAGTTGTCGGCTCACCGCGATAATATTTACTTAGATCCAAGTTTATTTGCCCGTGTCGAAACCGTGTATCAACAACGTGCTGGGTTAAATGCCGAAGATAAGCGCCTAGTCGAGTTTTATTACGAGCAGTTTGTACGTGCTGGGGCTAAATTATCCGATGCCGATAAAGCGAAAATGCGCGACTTTAACGCTGAGTTAGCGACCCTTGCGACTGAGTTTTCCCAAAACAGCTTAAAGTCATTTAAAGACGATGTGATTGTTGTGACCGATAAAGCACAACTGGACGGTTTATCTGACAGCGAAATCGCCACCTTAGCGGCCGCAGCACAGGCGGCGGGTAAAACGGGTTACCTGATCACCTTAGTGAATACGACGCGTCAGCCTATTTTAGCCAGTTTAAATAACCGCGAACTGCGCCAAAAAGTCTGGGAAACCTCGGCTCACCGCGCCGTTGCCAGCAATGGCCCTTTAATCGTGAAGATGGCGCAGCTGCGCGCCAAGAAAGCCAATCTACTCGGCTTTGATACTTGGGCAGCTTATGCCGTGGCCGACCAAATGGCTAAAACGCCAACTGCCGTGTATGAAATTTTAGATGACTTGGCGCCTAAGGCGTTGGCTCACGCTAAGGCCGATGCGGCGGATATCCAAGCTGAAATCAAAAAAGCCGGCGGTAATTTTGAATTACAACCTTGGGATTGGGCTTATTACGCCGAGAAAGTACGTCAACAAAAGTACGCCCTAGATGAAAGCAGCATCAAACCCTACTTTGAATTTAACTCTGTGCTGAAGGATGGCTTGTTCTTCGCGATGCACAAACTCTACGGCATCAGCGTTAAACCGCGCACCGATTTACCGGTATGGAATAGCGATGTCCTCGCCTTTGAGGTTTTCGATAAAGATAACAGCTCTATTGGGCTGTTCTATCTTGACCCTTATGCCCGTGAAGGAAAGGGCGGCGGCGCATGGATGGATGAGTTTGTCACTCAAAGCGGCCAACTAGGCACTAAGCCTGTGGTGTATAACGCACTGAATATCCCGAAACCTGCTGACGGTCCAACCTTGATGACCTTCGATGAAGTGACCACTATGTTCCATGAATTTGGTCATGCGGTGCATGGTTTATTCTCTAAGGTGAAATACCCAAGTGTGGCGGGTACCTCTACGGCGCGTGACTTTGTGGAGTTTCCGTCTCAAGTTAACGAAGATTGGAACATTGACCCAGCAGTCATTGCCAATTATGCCAAGCATTATCAAACTGGTGAGCCGATTCCTAAAGCCCTACTCGATAAAATCTTAGCCTCGAATAAATTTGGTCAAGGTTTTGATACTGTTGAGTATTTAGCGGCGGCATTACTGGATATGGAATGGCACTCGATTGGTGCTGACACCCAAATCAAGGATGTGGAACAGTTTGAGCATCAAGTGTTAGCCAAACACGGCCTCGATTTCGCGCCAATTCCACCGCGTTATAAGTCGAGCTATTTTAGCCATGCTTTCTCGGGTGGCTATTCTGCCGGTTATTACGCCTACCTGTGGACGGAAGTGTTTGCCGCCGATGCCTTTGCCTATATGGGCGAACATGGTGGCTTGAAAGCCGAAAACGGCGATAAGTTCCGTGATGCTGTATTGTCTAAAGGCAACAGCGAAGATCTGATGCAGGATTACATCCACTTTACCGGGCAAAAACCCACGACAGATGCCTTATTAAAGCGCCGTGGTTTAGTCGATTAA
- a CDS encoding 2OG-Fe(II) oxygenase: MVSQLSEAVLDVIADALVDKGYIFLPELIPHPISQVLLEKIQATEIHELKAASIGRGAEQQLNPDIRRDRIQWLEEQSEPDSLYLDLMTQLKDGLNRRLFMGLFDYESHYAVYQPGAFYKKHVDALKGSQNRILTTVFFLNPDWTPADCGELIIYDEADNEIERIAPKMGHFVIFLSERFPHEVSKTLAQRNSIAGWFRVSNSVHGF, from the coding sequence ATGGTTTCGCAATTAAGTGAAGCAGTGCTGGATGTGATCGCTGACGCCTTGGTAGACAAAGGCTATATCTTTTTACCCGAGTTAATTCCTCACCCAATTAGCCAAGTATTATTGGAAAAAATCCAAGCAACAGAAATACATGAGCTCAAAGCGGCTTCGATTGGACGTGGTGCAGAGCAGCAACTCAACCCCGATATCCGCCGTGATAGGATCCAGTGGCTGGAGGAGCAGAGCGAGCCAGATAGCCTCTATTTAGACTTGATGACGCAGTTAAAGGATGGCCTAAATCGTCGATTATTTATGGGATTATTCGACTACGAAAGCCATTATGCTGTGTATCAGCCCGGCGCCTTTTATAAGAAGCATGTGGATGCGCTAAAAGGCAGTCAAAACCGTATCTTAACCACAGTATTTTTCTTAAATCCCGATTGGACGCCAGCAGATTGCGGCGAGCTGATTATTTATGATGAAGCCGATAATGAGATTGAACGCATCGCGCCTAAAATGGGCCACTTTGTGATTTTCTTAAGCGAGCGCTTCCCCCATGAGGTCAGTAAAACACTAGCCCAGCGCAACAGTATTGCTGGCTGGTTTAGGGTGAGTAATAGCGTGCACGGGTTTTAA
- a CDS encoding GNAT family N-acetyltransferase, producing MGERDLLGCLTGEHVVLEPLSLSHVAALSLAVADGELWRLWFTSVPEPSEMKAYVTKALDEKARGESFPFAVRDRLSGEIVGCTRICHWESEHRHLEIGYTWYAKRAQRTGINTESKLLLLTFAFDTLDAIAVEFRTHWHNQASRQAIARLGAKQDGVLRNNKILKDGTIRDTVVYSIIDSEWATVKHNLAFRLQQRPVE from the coding sequence GTGGGCGAACGCGATCTTTTAGGTTGTTTAACGGGCGAACATGTCGTGTTGGAACCCCTCTCTTTATCCCATGTTGCCGCCTTGAGTTTAGCGGTGGCGGATGGCGAGTTGTGGCGTTTATGGTTTACCAGCGTGCCAGAGCCAAGCGAGATGAAAGCCTATGTGACTAAAGCCTTGGATGAGAAAGCGCGCGGCGAGAGTTTCCCGTTTGCGGTGCGCGACCGTCTCTCCGGTGAGATTGTCGGCTGCACCCGTATCTGCCACTGGGAGAGCGAGCATCGCCATTTGGAGATTGGTTACACTTGGTACGCCAAGCGCGCTCAGCGCACGGGGATTAATACCGAATCCAAGTTATTACTGCTGACCTTTGCCTTCGACACCCTCGATGCCATTGCCGTCGAGTTTCGCACCCATTGGCACAATCAAGCATCTCGCCAAGCCATTGCCCGCCTCGGCGCCAAGCAAGATGGCGTGCTGCGCAACAATAAGATCCTCAAGGATGGCACGATCCGCGATACCGTGGTGTACTCGATTATCGATTCTGAATGGGCCACAGTGAAACACAACTTAGCATTTCGCTTACAGCAACGACCGGTAGAGTAA
- a CDS encoding GNAT family N-acetyltransferase — MANIISRADVSHCHEVALLFNEYRQFYGCKDDVPAAEQFIRARLQDASSVVFIARSPEGMGLGFVQLYPCYSSLRLAPIFILNDVFVTQHARCVGIGRALVQQATEYAKAQGARALVLETQKENVRAQGLYEALGFVRDQKFLTYELEIHSLLK, encoded by the coding sequence ATGGCAAACATTATTTCTCGCGCTGACGTATCCCATTGTCATGAGGTTGCCCTGTTATTTAATGAGTATCGGCAGTTTTACGGCTGTAAGGATGATGTCCCGGCGGCGGAGCAGTTTATTCGTGCGCGTTTGCAGGATGCCTCGTCCGTGGTGTTTATCGCGCGCTCTCCCGAGGGGATGGGGTTGGGTTTTGTGCAGTTGTATCCCTGTTATTCGTCGCTGCGCTTGGCGCCGATTTTTATCCTAAACGATGTGTTTGTCACCCAGCATGCGCGTTGTGTCGGCATTGGTCGGGCCTTGGTGCAACAGGCGACTGAGTATGCCAAAGCTCAGGGCGCTCGCGCCTTAGTGCTCGAGACCCAAAAGGAGAATGTCCGCGCGCAGGGATTGTATGAGGCTTTAGGCTTTGTGCGGGATCAGAAATTTTTAACTTACGAGCTTGAGATCCACTCATTGCTTAAGTAG
- a CDS encoding DUF2157 domain-containing protein gives MRHLTSHVYEWLEQGHITPTVANELYRQLSVPPNAARWRSLLAQLLQWSGALSFACGVIFFFAYNWQSLERMSKFALIEAALLMSLVSFVWLYYRSAAKRLVDPSHSLFGATLANAALLVVSLLVGGLLALVGQTYQTGADPWQLFAIWALAILPFAWVAGFDGLWLLLVGLANLSLGLYADTTSLWLDEQLWLCLFVVLNLTIYYGFVFLGSSSRRWHAPFVEYASSLMAMGCFTLLVCWMIFEPSDTKPLLVSVWVGYVGHLLFGFWWFRHKRLQVYPLALGGFSLITVGAALFTELLFRDSDPIGGFLLIGLYIILASTGLSAVLRRLHRQAKAGISPTQTPSENEELSHE, from the coding sequence TTGCGCCATCTTACCTCGCACGTCTATGAATGGCTGGAACAGGGACATATCACGCCAACTGTGGCAAATGAACTGTATCGACAGTTATCCGTGCCACCCAACGCCGCCCGTTGGCGCAGCTTATTAGCGCAGCTTTTACAATGGTCGGGGGCGTTAAGCTTTGCCTGCGGAGTGATTTTCTTTTTTGCCTATAACTGGCAGTCCCTCGAGCGAATGAGCAAGTTTGCGCTGATTGAAGCTGCGCTATTGATGAGTCTTGTCAGCTTTGTCTGGCTGTATTATCGCAGTGCGGCTAAGCGGCTCGTTGACCCTTCTCATTCTTTATTTGGAGCAACTCTTGCCAATGCTGCGCTGCTGGTGGTGAGCCTGTTGGTGGGAGGGCTGTTAGCCCTGGTCGGGCAAACCTATCAAACCGGCGCAGACCCTTGGCAGTTATTCGCCATTTGGGCGCTTGCGATTCTGCCCTTCGCGTGGGTGGCAGGCTTTGATGGCCTATGGTTATTGCTGGTGGGGCTAGCCAATTTAAGCCTTGGGCTGTATGCCGATACGACTTCGCTCTGGCTAGATGAACAGTTGTGGTTATGTCTCTTCGTGGTCCTTAATCTGACTATCTACTATGGTTTTGTGTTTCTCGGCAGTAGCAGCAGACGTTGGCATGCGCCATTTGTCGAGTATGCGAGTTCACTGATGGCCATGGGGTGCTTTACCTTACTGGTGTGTTGGATGATTTTTGAGCCGAGCGACACTAAGCCGCTGCTTGTCAGTGTGTGGGTTGGCTACGTTGGCCATCTATTGTTTGGATTCTGGTGGTTCAGGCACAAACGATTGCAGGTTTATCCCTTGGCGTTGGGTGGCTTTAGCTTGATTACCGTTGGCGCGGCGCTATTCACCGAACTGTTGTTTCGCGATAGCGATCCCATTGGCGGCTTTTTGTTGATTGGGCTTTACATCATTTTAGCGAGCACTGGCTTAAGTGCGGTGTTAAGGCGATTGCATCGGCAAGCTAAAGCGGGCATCTCGCCTACGCAGACACCCAGCGAGAATGAGGAGCTAAGCCATGAATAA
- a CDS encoding DUF4401 domain-containing protein, whose translation MNKHQNEFQNESMQTSEISAAQSLWESLYTKGAVNTPELPESQDMPWYIALMQAGAAWIAAWFLLGFMVSLFDSLWGRFEGGAALFIGGSYLGLGLALYWGGRQQHFLLQFAFASCLSGTLALAWGLFDLLGGAFNLAWYLSMAALFLLLWGIIKHTVAQWVFAFGCSVCVTGLLAEWHLLSLTPTLWLLLSSIVLLNLHRTGHHYQRARMWIFATSANLLTIQLMHVFSLDREFSQLYAVGWQSGITAIHLLVVFAICSFLLLSLCKQWQIPFTHPAILFALLGLVLISALSLPMQGLSTAVLLILLGHYGHEAWLKGMGIASGLVFAAGYYYSLETTLMLKSLYLMGLGGVLIIARLLMWRYFPIKQVLVAAKEQA comes from the coding sequence ATGAATAAGCACCAGAATGAGTTCCAGAATGAGTCGATGCAAACAAGCGAGATATCTGCGGCGCAATCTCTGTGGGAGAGTTTGTATACCAAGGGCGCCGTGAATACCCCTGAGTTGCCTGAATCCCAAGACATGCCCTGGTATATCGCTCTGATGCAAGCCGGTGCAGCCTGGATAGCCGCTTGGTTCTTATTAGGTTTTATGGTGTCACTTTTCGATAGTTTGTGGGGACGATTCGAAGGGGGCGCGGCACTCTTTATCGGTGGCAGCTATCTAGGCTTAGGGCTTGCTTTATATTGGGGCGGGCGCCAACAGCACTTTTTGCTGCAGTTTGCCTTTGCCTCCTGCTTAAGCGGCACGCTTGCCTTGGCTTGGGGGCTGTTTGATTTACTCGGCGGAGCCTTCAATCTGGCTTGGTATCTGAGCATGGCTGCATTGTTTTTACTGCTTTGGGGGATTATCAAGCACACTGTGGCCCAGTGGGTATTTGCATTTGGCTGTAGTGTCTGTGTCACCGGCCTGTTGGCCGAGTGGCATCTCTTATCGTTAACGCCGACGCTGTGGCTATTGCTATCGAGTATTGTGCTACTCAATCTTCACCGCACTGGGCACCACTATCAAAGGGCGAGAATGTGGATTTTTGCCACGAGTGCAAATCTGCTCACCATTCAACTTATGCATGTGTTTAGTCTGGATAGGGAGTTTTCGCAGTTGTATGCCGTGGGGTGGCAGTCGGGGATAACCGCGATTCATTTACTGGTCGTGTTTGCCATCTGCAGCTTTTTGCTCCTGAGTCTGTGTAAGCAATGGCAGATCCCATTCACCCATCCTGCCATATTGTTCGCGCTTTTAGGGTTAGTGCTTATTAGTGCACTGTCTTTACCAATGCAGGGCTTATCAACGGCTGTGCTACTGATATTGTTAGGGCACTACGGGCACGAGGCGTGGCTTAAGGGGATGGGGATTGCCTCTGGGCTGGTGTTTGCGGCGGGCTATTATTATTCCCTAGAGACGACCTTGATGCTTAAATCTCTGTATTTGATGGGATTAGGCGGAGTGCTTATTATCGCGAGATTGCTGATGTGGCGCTATTTTCCCATCAAACAAGTGCTGGTCGCAGCAAAGGAGCAAGCATGA
- a CDS encoding GDYXXLXY domain-containing protein yields the protein MNQATLALSRFHKRAIVLVVFTTAALLISINWRIAQFEQLLQDGQVVRFALAPVDPRSIMQGDYMALEYAIAQEVRAALPEGMTQGQLLLTLDSQKVAHFVGIYRDQPKAAEQLTVDFRLRNHRVKLASNSFFFEEGQADHFSQAKYGEFRVNARGELLLVSLLDEQLQPL from the coding sequence ATGAATCAAGCGACCTTAGCATTAAGCCGTTTTCATAAGCGCGCCATAGTCTTAGTGGTGTTTACCACTGCGGCACTGCTGATAAGCATCAACTGGCGAATCGCTCAGTTTGAGCAGTTATTACAGGATGGCCAAGTGGTACGTTTTGCCTTAGCGCCAGTGGATCCTCGCTCGATTATGCAGGGGGATTATATGGCCTTGGAGTATGCTATTGCGCAGGAGGTGCGCGCCGCGTTGCCCGAGGGGATGACGCAGGGACAACTGCTGTTGACGCTCGACTCGCAAAAGGTGGCGCACTTTGTGGGTATTTATCGTGACCAGCCCAAAGCTGCCGAGCAACTCACGGTAGATTTTCGCCTGCGCAATCATAGAGTAAAGCTCGCCTCAAATAGTTTTTTCTTCGAAGAGGGCCAAGCCGATCACTTCAGCCAAGCAAAGTATGGTGAGTTTAGAGTGAACGCTCGGGGAGAATTGTTGTTAGTCAGCCTACTCGATGAGCAGTTGCAGCCACTATAA